The genomic interval GTTTTGTGGCACTTCCTGATAAGTAAAGAAAATCACACAGACTTCAACACAACGCCCTAACACATACATTTAAGACCCTtaccatctgtgtgtgtgtgtgtgtgtgtgtgtgtgtgtgtgtgtgtgtgtgtgtgtgtgtgtgtgtgtgtgtgtgtgtgtgtgtgtgtgggtgtgtgtgtgtgtgtgtgtgaggggtggAGGGTGTTATTATGTTCATTAAACGTTAATGacaaactgttgttgctctgtaACTGAACATGCCCTCTAATCTGCCACAGCTAGATAAAAGGGTGTGTGTGCACCCATGTAGCGGGGACATAATGtatctgttcacacacacacacacacacacacactgggtggACCTGTTTCCCTTTTGTAAGAAAAAAGTTATATCATGAATTTTTTACTGTGGTtaaataacctgagtaaatacaaagttCAGATTTTCCAAACCTACGTGGCCCTCGGTGAAAAAAGTCATTGCCCCATTCCCCACCCCCAACTacattaaatcatgaattaactgtgattaaccataTTTTTTGGAAAGCCAAGTTCAATTTCCTGAGCCACACTTGTACCTGCTTACCATATACTACTATCTATAGCTACTACTATGTAATATTATAATAAGTTTGATCAGAAACATGGAAATatgataaatatgcaaaaaacaagaaatcaggaaggggcaaatactttcaCTGCACTGTATGTTGGTGGTGAGAGCAAGAGTCCTCACAAAAACATTAATACAAacttgtgtttgtctgtgtgtagaTGTGGCGATTGGCGCTCCTCATGAAGATGACCTTAAAGGAGCTGTTTACATCTATAATGGCAGGAAGGAGGGCATCTCACCAACTCCATCCCAGGTACAAACTGAGCAAGAAACTCCAGGACTGAAAAGTGACAAACTGTAGAAACAAAGAAGCTCCTCAAATGGCTACATTAGGCAGCCTAATTAGCAGAAGTAAACATGTTTCAGGGGGGGCTCTTTAAATGACAGGTAAGGGCTATTTCTGAGGTTTCATTGGACATCTtagtggtatatatatatatatatatatatatatatatatatatatatatatatatatatatatatatatatacatacagtctGTGGCACAAACACCAACATAAATTGTCAAGTTTTAATAGCATAAATAAATGTGGATGACGTGCAGATAATTGAAAAGTCTTAGTTTAAAGAgagattaataaataattttattgaaCACATAAATATTAGTGTCAGTGAAGAACAACCAAAAGTTAAAGCTATGAATTTTAGTGAAAGGACGACTCAAAAAAAGACATATcagtaaaaatattatattaacagaaaaacagctggtGTGAGTGTatactaaaaatatatatatcagcaaGTATAAGAATATTATGAGcccttttttaatgtttaagttgtgttttattgtgaaatatgttgcttttatttatccCAGTGGGTACATTGCAGTTAAGGTGGTGCTAGTTTAATAACAATTTCAGGGCTGGTTATTTTCTTTTCCGTTACATGTACTTGTTtgcattttcttaaattatTACTCATATATACTGCTGTGCATTTAAATACTATCATTCTAGTTTTCATGGTATCCCTACCATTGTGCTTTCAGAGGATTACTGGCTCCACCCTGCGCCGTGACCTCAGGATGTTTGGCCAGTCGCTGAGCTCTAGCATTGACATAGATGATAACGGTTACCAGGGTAAATGATTTTGTTTGACTACCTCTGCCATATTTGGCCCATTTGTTTCATTAGAGCTGTTTTAAGCAGGTTAAACCCtctctgtctgtgcagatgtggCAGTTGGTGCGTTCCTTTCTGACTCAGCCGTGGTTCTCAGGTAAGTCCACACTGAAGCTTCCTGTTGAAACATCACCTAAAAAGGCCCCTGCTTTGTTAATCTATGTAGACTGCAGGAGAACATCTGTGGAAAATATGGTGAAAATCTTAGCTTTCATGATTATAAATAACAAaatccagctgtttcctttgttttcagttgttttcagTGAGTCATAATCCCAGTTTGCATGCTGTGATCATTTCTCTGACCGTCCGCTGTGTGCTGCAGGACCCGTCCAGTGATTCGGGTGAATGCCTCTCTGATCCTGCCGGAGCAGATTGACCATCGGGTGGCGCTCTGCCGAGAGAACAAGCATCCAGCCGTCTGCTTTAACATTACCATCTGCTTCAGCGTCCAGTCCAGACATTTCAAAGGACACATAGGTACTGTAAACGCAGCTCGTTAAGGGTAATCTTTTCCAAATTTAGTGTAACTCTAATAGCATCTAGGACCAGCTTAGATATCGTGGGGAAAAGCTACTCGGTGGATGCACTAATGaaccagccatccatccatccatcctctcctTAGCCACTTCCTCCACCTCATTTGTGTGATATAATCTAACCAGCATGTCTTGGGCttaccctggggcctcctcctggtagaaCATGcctagaacacctcacccaggaagCATACTAGTCAGATACTCAATCCACCTCAGCTGCCACTTTTCAGTGtagaggagtagcagctctactctgagcccctctcgaaTGACTGAACTCCTTACCCTGTTTATAAGGGTGAGGCCAGCCACCCATTGGAGAAAACCCATGTACGCCACTTGTATCTGCAATCTCATTCATTGGTCACTACACAGAGCTTGTGGCCATAAGTGAGGGTGGAGATCGATctgtaaatcgacagcttcgcttttacgctcagctgaATCAACAGTAATGTACCTAATTGCAGTTGCAGGGCTGTGATTGGATGACAGCTCCTCCAAATGGTAAAGTTTGTTTTAGGTAATGTGTACGGCTTGATTTTTGAAggtttctctcctctcttctttaGAGCTTCAATATAATCTGAtctctgacctcctccataaATCCTCCTTCCCCCATCGTTTCTATTTCCATGGTAACGGATCATCAAATAGCACAAGGGGGCACGTACGAGCACGACAGGGGCATCTCACTTGTGCAACCCATGTGGCTTACCAAAGGGTAATACACTTACACACTGTTTATTCTGGGCATATTAACACATTAAGAACTGATTGGCTTAACTGCGGTGACgctaacatgtttttatttttttttctactctcaactcttttttttttctttttctctccaacAGAAAGATGTGAGGGACATTTTTACTCCAGTTCAGTTTGAGCTTTCTTACAGTCTCAGGGAGAAAAACAGCCAGAGAGCCTCTTCCAGATCCTTCCCTCCATTAAAACCCATTCTGCAGCAGAGCACAGGACACCGCAACACCATCACCAACCAGGTACCAAGCTAGACTACAAACCAGCAAATACCAGCTAGAATAGCCTGTCATGCACACAGTAAATGAACTGCTGCCCAcagaagtgctttttttaatctatatttatatttctactgtcaataaaaatgaagaatttaTACTTGCAGTTACTACACCATGTATTAGCTCCATCATCTATAAATTAATACGAGCCGATGCACAAGTTTAATATACTACTTATGTAATTCACACAACTACTATCATATGTAGAGCACTGTTTGTACACTGTGCTAAACTAATTATTAATCCATCtgtaaattattgttttttttttttatctttgtttgATCCTTGTGTGTCAACAAACCAATCTCACTTATCCAGATGTGTTTCAGCTGCGCGGCCACCTTTCAGCACATTAACACCCTCCTGCTGTCAGTTTACAATTAGGAATTCACAGGTGGAGTTAGTCATCGGGAGATTATTATTAAACCTCTCAGGGGTCACATGAGTGGTTTGATGTGATCACTGAGGTAATGTGACCGATCTGTTTATTATCACCGGTGCCGCTGACCTGCTGCCTCTTTTCATCCTCTCAGACTCGGTTTGCTCGTTCCTGCTCCCTGGTGAACTGTTCGACAAACATGCAGCTGTCGGCTCATCTAGTGCTCCCACAGTAAGATCACACGTCCAtacacccaacacacacacgcacacacacacacactgcagggaGCCGTGTGTGATTCACAAAGAGAAACGATAGATGAATGGTGTAAAACAACTGGAATATACCTAACAAAGGATCAGACAAGAAGTTAGCAGCACAGGATATTGAGCTGTTGCATTTTTCCTTGTGCACAGATTAAATGTGTGCAGCATGCTGTTGTAATTAGTAAGCATCAGAGTTGTTAGAGTCGGCTTCACACTTTGGGCTCCGGAGACAAAACTTTAAAGTATTTTAAGAGTACAATGCTGTTCTTGATTGGAACGTCAGtgattgtgtttgttgtgtttgtcttcagtcagcaggagtTCTTTGCGCTGGGCTCCGGGCACACCATCATGTTGAAAGCCTCACTGCTGAACTCTGGAGATGACGCCTTCCTGCCGCGACTGACGCTGCGATTCCCCAACAACATCCACTACATTAAAGTGCTGCAGAATGTGAGTCAAAATCCTTTTAACGACGACCCTGTTTTATTACCACAGCAAGGACACAACCTGAGCAGCTGCTTGCTTGTTTACGGTCGGTGCAAAGAACATCATAAGACATCCACAACAAGCCTGTTTCTTTTTGTCTAGGAGGACAATGTGGTCAGATGTGATATCACAGAGGAAGTCAATGCTACAACAGTGGGTGTTGACTGCAGCGTCACCAGCCTCCTGCTTCCAGCTCGCACGCAGGTAAGCCCGAGCTAATCACACACTGGAAACTTAAGTGATCAGATACCAAAATTATGAGGAAACATCATCTGGAAACTGAATGCTGGTTCCCATAATAGCTGACCACAGTGACCAGCTATTATGGGTCCTTAAGACTtcgtgaggtcaaaggtcaaagccTGTGTTTGCACGTTCAGTTCCCCATTTTTTTATGACTCCTCAGTTTTTCAAAGTGAATATTGCAGAAGAATCGGTTGAGACAGACAGCAGCCAGTTTAGATACAGTGTTTGACTGTGGGGacggtgttctttgggtcattctcagcatttctcttcctccaaacacggtGGGGCGAGTTGATGCTAAAGAGCTcgatcttggtttcatctgaccacagcactttctcccaagctCCCACTTTCTCCCActttctctgaatcatttacatgttcactggcaaacttaagatgAGCCTGTACCCGTGCCTTCTTAAGCAGAGGGACCTTGAGGGCACTTTAtctgtgattgactgattgattgtaatctgtgtgccacatgggcaCATAGCcgatctgtgggagccagaattctggctgggttaGAGGCGATCAAATACTGATTTCACTCAATGACGTGCAAAtcaatttttaacttttatgtaatgtctttttttttctggatttctggttgatattctgtctctgttaaaatgaaactactgtaaaaattagagactgtttcTTTGTGAGTAAACTTACAAAACTTATTTCCCCCACTATAAAACATTatgacagtaaaaataaaagaagggaGCTGTTAAAATCATGATCACCCTGCAGCTCAACAAagttcaaaatatatttttttcattttttttttttttatagctgaaTATCAGCTTTCTGTTGGACGTTAACCAGAACAGCACACCTGGCCACAACCTCATTCATGTCAACACCAGCAGGTAAGGCTCCTCCCAATGGAGGAAGCTATGAGAGTAAAGCAAACTatcttaaatattatttttaagaaGTATCTACAGTGTgccatcactgctgcagtttaaCTTGAAAGTTGAAGAAGGAGAAACTactcaaaatattaaatggcttTATAGAGTTTTAAACCTCGGATCAAATCATGTAGGAATAAAAATGTGAGGTATTTGCAGGGTAATGATGAGCTTCATGAAATCCATTTTCTCTTCAGTGATAACTATGAGATGGAGGAATATCTCCACGACAACGCCATCCGCCTTACCCTTCCTCTCAAATACGCAGTCAACGTCAACATCCACGGGTGAGACAGCCTCACTGTGCActacttctgtttgttttcacatGGCCTTATTTTTGTGTAGTTTTAATTAATATTCATGATGTTCTTGTGAGATGAAAGAAATAAAGGACACATTTAACTGCAGATAAATAATCAGTGTGATGTCTGTCGGCCTGGTTGCAGTTTTGTGACTCCCACCTCTTTTGTGCTCGGAGATGAAGACTTGATTCCCACCAACTGCTATTCAGAAAGCTTCAATTACACCTACAAGGTAAGCCAGTGGGATTCGAGGGGGAAGCACTACTAAAAGCTGCTGACGCTGACTCACTCTGTCAACAGAGTGAGCCAACTTGCATAACACTGTTtccatttttgttcttttgtaagTATTATATTGCTTATCCCTCAAAAGAAGAGAGAATATGTATTAGTATTTTCAAACTTAGCTTTTGTGACCAGGACAATGAAAAAcaacttttggctgctcccttattcacaaggggtcgccacagtgggtaGCGCAGCATGTTTGATTAGACAGATTTTTgagccggatgcccttcctgatgcagtcCCAAAGGGAATTTGTGTCTCCTCGTGGGATTAATGAGGCCTCTTTAGCTTGTTagacaaatgtgtaaaccaccacACTATGGAAAGTTTCACTACTGATCTCAAAAGCAAAGAATAATGTATATTGTCTCAAACTTGGAGGGATAAGCAATCAGGAAAAAAAGCACCTAATCGACAGgaacaaggaaaataaataatgtattaGCAGAGATTGTATTTTAACCCTCTTCTGTGTCAAGTATAAGCTGCTTCataaaagatgaatgatttGCAGAGTCAGCTTTCATCTTTTAAACAAACTGTTGTATAGCTGAAAGTTTTTCACATGAAAATGAATgtatgaaatgatgaaaatgatgtaaaaccttggaaacaaaaacagagtaaattgcaaaaaaggggggggaaaaaaaagctgctgttacCAATGAGCTTTTCCATCGGCCAGCAATTTTTCAGAAGCTGTCAGCATCAGAGATaaaataaattctttttttatggACTTTGATGTGCTGAGtccaaattaaaatgaattaaaatagcTAATAGATATTTTAGATATTTTACCTCTATGTAGAGTTTAAGATTACTTTTAATCATAAATTAAACTTATGTCTTTTCGTATGCTAACATTTCACCTTTCTTCATTATgggaaaatagaaaaaacagagaaaggtgtgtgtgtgtgtgtgtgtgtgtgtgtatgtatatgtatatatatatatatatagatatagatatagatagatagattaaaagaaatacacacacacacattgttgtGACACACTGGTTTCATCTCTGgcctgtgggtttttttttccataaccaAACTTATTAAGAATGTAAAACAGCAAATGGGGAAATGCAGAGCTCACGTGTTTCGCTGGTGCAATTTCAGTCATTTCAACAGCATATTGTGAAAGACAATGGAAAAATGGTTGagggatcatttaaaaaatgtaaataaaatttgaaatggaTCAAATGCACTTCATACTTTCTACAGTTCCAGTTCACACAAGCCCAATTTTATCAACACTGGATCAAGTTTTGGAAGAGCGGTACCTAACGCCATTTCAACTGAGAACTTTTGGTCTTAGCGCTAACCTAGCAGCATATCATGAAAACTGGAGCCAATTTTTTTTAGCATCTTTTGGAAGGgaagtgtgtatttgtatttagaACCTAacaggaaagtttttttttaacctctatTTTGGCCTCAACATGGTAAACAGTTCAAGTGAAATCAGGAGATCTTGGAGGTAATAAAAATACTTGATCCACTTCCTCTGTGTCATATTTTAGTTAAATGAGAAGGGAACACAAATATTTAGGCAGCAACTAAATCTTTAGATTTGGAATCAGGTCCTAAATTTACCTAAGTCCCAAATTAAATTCAGAGGAACAGCCTGTAGCTTTTTTGCTTACTTTCCCTGGTGTCCACTCATCAAAAGGTCAACAAATAAAGGCTGAATAAACGGGGCTCTTGACATGAACACTTCGTCTGAGAGTCACAGCATCTCGTTATTCTATCTGCCTGCAGGTGTTAAACTCTGGTCCCAGCAGGTCAGTAGACACTGTGGTGGAAATTATGCTGCCGAAGATCCTCGCACCTTACCGTCACAGGCTGCTGCAAGTGAACGACTGGCAGGTGCGTCAAAACGAGCAACAGCAGCGGGTTTGTTGCATCGGTTCTTTATGGTTTGGCAAGTGAAACAGCACTACAAGTACAGCTGTGTATTAATTCTCTCCCTGCAGTCGTCTCAAGGCGCGTGTTCCATCAGTGACACAACTATTTCAGTCATCGAGGACTGCGAAGCCCCTCAACCTTCCTTCATTGAACAACTCGTCTTCTTCTTTTCGCCCACCTCCACCCGTAGAATGGTACGctcacacaaatacagacacacacacctagaAATCTGGTTTCTCAGAAATAGATTATACGAGACCTTCAGTGCGTGAGCTTCAGTTTTGTTCTGTACGTGCAGTTTTGTGGCCGCACTGATAAGCTGTGTGAGCGGTTGGTGTGTCGCCTCGGTAACCTGGAGGTGGGGAGAGAGGTCACCATCCAACTCGAAACCAGCCTGAACCCTGCTGTACTACGACAAGCTCCggtaacacactcacacacacatgacctttgtgcgcgcacacacagttTTAGTCACGGATCTAAAGAGTTTCTGGTCTATGCGTCTCAGGGTCGCCATGGCATCATGATGTTGGAAGGCACAGCAGTGATGTCATCGCCCAGACAGGATAATCACACCGTCCTCATCCAGGATCAACCTGTAGCTCAGGTAAAACCCCGTGCAGATAATCAGAACACAGAGTCAGGGCTTTACAGCTGCCGTGGTCGATGAATGCTAAAGTTGTACCTGGTGCTTTCTCCAGGTATGGGTGGAAGCTGTTTTTACCCAGGAACCCTCAGCAACGGTGAAGATCTTTATCATCGTCATCAGTTTAGCGGTGGGGCTCACTATCCTTGCAGCTCTCATCTGGTGTCTGTGGAAGGTATTTGATTTTTTGTTCTTCCCACAGAAACTCATTTTCATGGCAGTTTGTGGCTGAAGAGTTTAATTACTGCAAATAGTTGACTTAAAGGCCAAAATCTTATCCAGCCAATAACTGCTGGATTTTAATAATGTGTCAGggtgttctttgttttgtaaatgatcaTGCCTCGGTTCTGCTGTACTGATTAACATTACTTGCAGCTGAATGTTTGTAGTAGATACACCGGcttcacattttttccttctttttctctgccAGGCTGGATTCTTCAAGAGAGAATTCCACAATAAGGACGAAAAGTTGAACAGAGACAGCTGGGACTTCGTTCCTCAGCACAGCAAACGAGAAAGCACTATCTAAACCATGTGGTTCTACCTGTGACCTCTGGCCCTAAGGCGGAGTTCACATTATATCTATGAAATGGTGCTCATCGGACATTCAGGACGTGCTCAGATTCCTCGGTCTTACCGCAGCGCTGTGAACATCATCAGTCAGTAAAATCTGCCTACGCTCCGAGGGTTTGAGTGTAACACGTGAGAGTGAACACCTCCTGAATCTGTGACCTTTTAAACTACTTTGCTGATATGCcttcacaaaaagaaaacagtgaatcccaaagactggaaaaaaagacCACGGCGTTGGATGGACAGAGGATTATTAAAAAGGGAAGCGAACCGGA from Archocentrus centrarchus isolate MPI-CPG fArcCen1 chromosome 21, fArcCen1, whole genome shotgun sequence carries:
- the itga4 gene encoding integrin alpha-4, yielding MHLSAASVSALVLVFIYAPGPPAAGYSLDQDQSLEFKGPPSSMFGYSVLLHRHKAESWLVVGAPVANTSSDHSVSPGALFRCKITAAGPHQCYRMPADVRSCGKTCESESDHQWLGVSLSRQPGENGGHILACAHRWKNVYYSKRDSQNNKLPNGVCYHYGSDLLNHQHMIPCYRDHQRKFGEDYGSCQAGISNFLTEDLIIMGAPGTSYWTGSVVVFNTSSREMSVYLDNNNIEAVKFGSYLGYSVGAGHFLSPDSVEVVGGAPQYNQKGKVFIFAVEDNMLQIVSQVSGKELGSYFGSSVCVVDLNADGLSDLLVGAPTATGIIREEGRVHVYINQGQAKLEEEDFQLTGSNAYAARFGETIADLGDLDDDGYPDVAIGAPHEDDLKGAVYIYNGRKEGISPTPSQRITGSTLRRDLRMFGQSLSSSIDIDDNGYQDVAVGAFLSDSAVVLRTRPVIRVNASLILPEQIDHRVALCRENKHPAVCFNITICFSVQSRHFKGHIELQYNLISDLLHKSSFPHRFYFHGNGSSNSTRGHVRARQGHLTCATHVAYQRKDVRDIFTPVQFELSYSLREKNSQRASSRSFPPLKPILQQSTGHRNTITNQTRFARSCSLVNCSTNMQLSAHLVLPHQQEFFALGSGHTIMLKASLLNSGDDAFLPRLTLRFPNNIHYIKVLQNEDNVVRCDITEEVNATTVGVDCSVTSLLLPARTQLNISFLLDVNQNSTPGHNLIHVNTSSDNYEMEEYLHDNAIRLTLPLKYAVNVNIHGFVTPTSFVLGDEDLIPTNCYSESFNYTYKVLNSGPSRSVDTVVEIMLPKILAPYRHRLLQVNDWQSSQGACSISDTTISVIEDCEAPQPSFIEQLVFFFSPTSTRRMFCGRTDKLCERLVCRLGNLEVGREVTIQLETSLNPAVLRQAPGRHGIMMLEGTAVMSSPRQDNHTVLIQDQPVAQVWVEAVFTQEPSATVKIFIIVISLAVGLTILAALIWCLWKAGFFKREFHNKDEKLNRDSWDFVPQHSKRESTI